The genome window ACGCCGCCACGGCCCGCGCAGCAGCGATCTTCCGGGAGGGCACGTACGGGGATTACCGGGAGGTCACCTACCCCCGCCTGGAGGTAGACGTGAAGCAGTGGCGGCCCATTGATCGAGGAGCACCCTTCGGATACGTGGACGAGGCCGGGCGCTACGCCGCCGAACTGAGCAAACCTCGTCTGCTGCGCGATTATCTCACCGAACAACTCACCCAATTGGTGAGCAACTATCCCTGCGACATCTTCGTGGGGCCCTCCACCACGCGCATACCGCCCGAGTACATTCGCGGCCTGGAGAATGTGGACGAGGTGCGCCGGGCGGGTGACCTGGGGGACGAGGTGCCCAGGCCGACGCTGGACGAGGTGGATGACGGGATCGTCGATGGTAATTGGGAGATTTTCCATAGCCCCGTCAAACCACTCTTTCACTTTGGGCCACAACGCTGCGATATTGCCTGCGCACGCATTGAGCATTACACGGGCATTGCGGTGGAGACGCTGCAAAAGTACATTCTTTTTACCAATTACCCCATGCACACCAGCGAGTTCGTGGACTTCGGGCTGCGGCAACTGGGTGAGGAGGGCACCCGATACACGCACCTGGTGCTGCCCAATGGGCGGCGTATCACCGCGCGGGATCAGGAAATAGATACGGCCTCCACCCGACAAATGCCGCGCTACGATCTATGCACCGAGGCGGGCGACGGTATCAGCATGATTAACATCGGCGTGGGGCCCTCAAATGCCAAGACAATCACCGATTGCTTGGCGGTGCTGCGCCCAGAGGCATGGATCATGATTGGCCACTGCGCCGGACTAGACGGCCGCATGAGAATGGGCGATCTTATTCTGGGCAATGCCTATCAGCGCGAGGATCACATCATGGACGGGCGTATCCTCCGCGATGTGCCCATTCCCGCCGTGCCGGAGGTGCAACGCGCCCTGGAATCCAGCGTGGCGGATATATACGGCAGTGATAAATCCCTCATGCGCACCGGCACGGTGCTTTCCACCGATGATCGCAATTGGGAATGGCGCACCAGTCGTGAACTCTGGGAATGGCTACGTGGTTCCACCGCCGTGGCGGTGGACATGGAATCCTGCACCTTGGCGGCCAATGGATACCGTTACCGCGTGCCTTATGGCACCCTGCTCAGCGTTTCTGACCTGCCCCTACACGCCGTGCCCAAACTCCCCGCGCAGGCGCAGGCCTTTTACTCCTCCTCCAAGGAGGCACACGTGATGTGTGCGGTGCGGGCGATGGAATACCTGGCCCAGGACCCGCAGCGACTGCGTACCCGTAAATTGCGGCGCACCATTGGGGAGGTGCCGTTTAGGTGAGGCTTTAAGCGGCGCTATCTCTGGTGAGGGAGTAGCCCGCTTGTCCCAGGGCGGTGTGCAGGGCGTGGACAAGGGCTCGTTGTTCTTTTTCCTCGGCGTCAAGATGGAGGAAAGAGAGAAGGATATGCCGGGCAAATGCCGAGGTGGGCTGCTCTCCCGCGGCGTTGGTGAGTAATTGAAACTCGTCCTCGGATAGGCGGATTTGTAGCGTCTTGCTCCGTGATATACCGGGGCGAGAGATAGTGGTATCTGCTCGGACGGGGTTTCCTGCTTCGATCTGTTCGGTTTCGTCGATAGCCTGTTGCAACTTTGCTGGAATCATGTTCGCCTCCTTATATCGTTCTGTAGCGTGCTTGGTCGGTGGTATTAGAACGCCAGCAATTTACTCCATAGGTCACGTTATCTTCGGTGACGGTGATAACGGTTAAAATGGCAGTTGCGCTGGGGGAGAACCCAATTGTTCGGTCGCTCACACCGCTGAGGCTCGCGGGGTCTGGGGAATAGGTCACTGCACGGGGATCGCTGAGCGCCTCGTTTGCTTGGGGGACGCTGACTCCGTGTTTAGCGATGTAGCGGGAGCGATGCGACCAATCAACCACAAGACAACTGTACTACTTGTGTACTACGAGTGTAGTGCTGTGTGTGGAGGATTCTCATCCCGCCACCCCTACCCCCGTACACTGGCCGGGGAAGGAGGAAAATATGACTCAGCACACCATCATCGAGGAAATCCACGGGCGCGTAGCGCTCATCACCCTCAACCGCCCCAAGGCCCTCAACGCCCTGAACAATGAACTCATGGGGGAGGTGACCGAGGCGATCACTCGCCTGGATCAGAACCCGGAGATCGGGGCCATCGTGATCACCGGTTCCGCCAAGGCCTTTGCCGCCGGTGCGGATATTAAGGAAATGGCGGACAAGGGCGCCACGGAGATGTACAACGCCGATTGGTTTGGCGGTTGGGACGCCCTGACCAGGGCCCGCACCCCGATCATCGCGGCGGTGTCCGGCTATGCGTTGGGGGGTGGCTGCGAGTTGGCCATGATGTGTGACTTCATCATCGCGGGGGAGAGCGCTCGTTTTGGCCAGCCGGAGATCAACCTGGGGATCTTGCCGGGCATGGGTGGTTCCCAGCGTCTGACCCGCGCCGTTGGAAAGGCCAAGGCGATGGAGATGTGCCTGACGGGGCGCATGATGGACGCGCAGGAGGCGGAGCGCTCCGGCCTGGTGGCCCGCGTGGTGGCGGACGAGGATCTGCTGGAGCAGGCCCTGGAGACAGCTCACACCATTGCTGGGAAGTCCAAGGTGGCGGCCACGATGGTCAAGGAGGCCATTAACACGGCTTTTGAATCGAATCTTTCTCAGGGGCTGCTCTTTGAGCGTCGTCTGGTGCACTCCGTGTTTGCCTCGGAGGATCAGAAGGAGGGCATGGCGGCGTTCGTCGATAAGCGAAAGCCAGAGTTCAAGGGAGCTTAAGCGCGCCTTGCCGGGTCTTGCTGTGTATGGTGTACCACATCGCATGCGCGATGGTGAAGCAAACACGTAACCGGAAGGCCCCTTTATGTCCACGGAGACTACGGCAGAACCGCGCAGCACCCTGGGGAAATGGGGTGATCGCTTCCTTGGCACCATTGAGGCGGTGGGCAATAAACTGCCCACGCCCTTCCTGCTCTTTTTGATTCTTTTCTTTATTACCGCCGTGGCGTCCTCGCTCATGGCGTGGTCGGGGGCCTCCGTGCAGGTGCCGGGCTCGGGGGAAACTCTGAGCATTAAGGGCCTGTTCACCGGCGAGGGGCTGGTGTGGTTCACGGAGAATATCGGGGAGAACTACATCGGTTTCCCGCCGCTGGTGACGGTGCTACCGATCATGCTCGCGGTGGGAATCGCGGAGCGCTCGGGTATGCTCGCCGCGCTGATTCGCAAACTCTTTGGCTCCGCGAACAAGACGGTGCTGCCCTATGCGGTGGGCGTGACCGGCGTGACCG of Corynebacterium sp. 21KM1197 contains these proteins:
- the amn gene encoding AMP nucleosidase, whose product is MPGVGEAINRLIELYDAATARAAAIFREGTYGDYREVTYPRLEVDVKQWRPIDRGAPFGYVDEAGRYAAELSKPRLLRDYLTEQLTQLVSNYPCDIFVGPSTTRIPPEYIRGLENVDEVRRAGDLGDEVPRPTLDEVDDGIVDGNWEIFHSPVKPLFHFGPQRCDIACARIEHYTGIAVETLQKYILFTNYPMHTSEFVDFGLRQLGEEGTRYTHLVLPNGRRITARDQEIDTASTRQMPRYDLCTEAGDGISMINIGVGPSNAKTITDCLAVLRPEAWIMIGHCAGLDGRMRMGDLILGNAYQREDHIMDGRILRDVPIPAVPEVQRALESSVADIYGSDKSLMRTGTVLSTDDRNWEWRTSRELWEWLRGSTAVAVDMESCTLAANGYRYRVPYGTLLSVSDLPLHAVPKLPAQAQAFYSSSKEAHVMCAVRAMEYLAQDPQRLRTRKLRRTIGEVPFR
- a CDS encoding enoyl-CoA hydratase, whose translation is MTQHTIIEEIHGRVALITLNRPKALNALNNELMGEVTEAITRLDQNPEIGAIVITGSAKAFAAGADIKEMADKGATEMYNADWFGGWDALTRARTPIIAAVSGYALGGGCELAMMCDFIIAGESARFGQPEINLGILPGMGGSQRLTRAVGKAKAMEMCLTGRMMDAQEAERSGLVARVVADEDLLEQALETAHTIAGKSKVAATMVKEAINTAFESNLSQGLLFERRLVHSVFASEDQKEGMAAFVDKRKPEFKGA